The following proteins come from a genomic window of Vallitaleaceae bacterium 9-2:
- a CDS encoding MYG1 family protein, whose protein sequence is MRSEKIVAVTHSGFFHADEVMASAILIQLYDEVTIIRSRSQEDFDKADIVFDVGGGEFDHHSDYKEYRDSGVPYAACGLIWRVYGPKLIQKIKPSFTKEQVEEVFYSVDKSIIESIDAIDNGYFIEKAEVHMPTLNQIVKSFNPNWNSDEDPDEQFHKAVEFTTPILLNAIQGSVASIEAEKIVKEAYERREIENILVLDKFCPWKRHLQTYDEEGSIIYVIFKDLVNGYRVQAVSEPDSQVTIKEFPREWAGKSPETINDLVEIDDAIFVHPGGFIAGTKSLSSAIKMAELALIY, encoded by the coding sequence ATGAGAAGTGAAAAAATAGTAGCCGTTACCCATAGTGGGTTTTTTCATGCGGACGAAGTAATGGCATCTGCAATATTAATCCAGCTATATGATGAAGTGACTATTATTCGTAGTCGAAGCCAAGAAGATTTTGATAAGGCAGATATTGTTTTTGATGTTGGTGGTGGCGAGTTTGATCATCACAGTGATTATAAAGAATACAGGGATAGTGGAGTACCCTATGCAGCATGTGGCTTGATTTGGCGAGTGTATGGTCCAAAGCTCATTCAAAAGATAAAGCCATCGTTTACAAAGGAACAGGTAGAGGAAGTTTTTTATAGTGTGGACAAATCAATTATTGAAAGCATTGACGCCATTGATAATGGCTATTTTATCGAAAAAGCTGAGGTACATATGCCGACCCTAAATCAAATCGTTAAGAGTTTTAATCCAAACTGGAACTCCGATGAAGACCCGGATGAGCAGTTTCATAAAGCAGTGGAGTTTACTACACCAATACTTTTAAATGCAATACAAGGTTCGGTTGCATCCATTGAAGCAGAAAAGATTGTAAAAGAGGCGTATGAACGGCGCGAAATAGAAAATATTCTTGTGTTAGACAAATTTTGTCCATGGAAGCGTCACCTTCAAACCTATGACGAAGAAGGAAGTATTATCTATGTGATTTTCAAAGATTTGGTCAATGGATATCGGGTTCAGGCGGTCTCGGAACCAGATTCGCAAGTGACAATTAAAGAATTTCCAAGAGAATGGGCTGGAAAATCCCCAGAGACAATTAATGATTTGGTGGAGATTGATGATGCGATTTTTGTGCATCCAGGCGGCTTCATAGCCGGGACCAAGTCCTTGTCAAGTGCAATAAAAATGGCTGAACTTGCATTAATATATTAA
- a CDS encoding beta-eliminating lyase-related protein, with protein sequence MDELKKAYLECKKYIGGHGPREVSILMEAFENVDIHTMSDIYGEGAWIDIFQEELALEAGKEAGIFFPSGTMAQQIALRIACDQKNIYTVAYHPLAHLEIHEQDGLKKLHHIKTILLGDQEHLLNFDDIVSVKEPIGSLLLELPQREMGGYLPEFKELVEISTYCKQQGIHLHLDGARLFEVLPYYQKTLKEICDLFDSVYLSFYKGIGAVAGAILLADEFFCKEAKVWKRRYGGDLISLYPYIIPAKYHMERRRPRMGMYYEKAKEMAGLLNKVPKINTHPHIPVSNMFHVSVECSSKKLTKILQNVYHSTGIGLTGYVKEKNENVCNFEVSIGDAILQLKQQEIDGFVQQLEKLLNDA encoded by the coding sequence ATGGATGAATTAAAAAAAGCCTATTTAGAGTGTAAAAAGTATATTGGCGGGCATGGTCCTAGAGAGGTATCCATTCTAATGGAGGCCTTTGAAAATGTGGATATACATACAATGAGTGATATATATGGAGAAGGTGCATGGATTGATATATTTCAAGAAGAGTTGGCGCTAGAGGCAGGTAAAGAAGCGGGGATTTTTTTTCCGAGTGGAACCATGGCGCAGCAGATTGCCCTTCGTATCGCATGTGATCAAAAAAATATATATACAGTTGCATATCACCCATTGGCACATCTGGAGATTCATGAGCAAGATGGCCTAAAGAAACTGCATCACATAAAAACTATTTTATTAGGAGACCAGGAGCATTTGTTGAACTTCGACGATATTGTATCTGTTAAAGAACCCATCGGCTCCTTGCTTTTAGAACTGCCCCAACGCGAGATGGGAGGATACCTTCCTGAATTTAAAGAACTGGTTGAAATATCCACATATTGTAAACAGCAAGGTATTCACCTTCATCTTGATGGTGCTAGATTGTTTGAAGTGCTTCCTTATTATCAAAAAACGCTTAAAGAAATATGTGATTTGTTTGATAGCGTGTATCTATCATTTTACAAAGGTATTGGAGCGGTTGCAGGAGCTATCCTTTTGGCGGATGAATTCTTTTGCAAGGAAGCCAAAGTCTGGAAACGTCGTTATGGTGGAGACCTAATTAGTTTGTACCCATATATTATTCCGGCAAAATACCATATGGAACGTCGACGTCCGCGTATGGGGATGTATTATGAAAAAGCTAAAGAGATGGCTGGCCTATTGAATAAAGTTCCGAAAATTAATACACACCCACATATTCCCGTGTCAAATATGTTCCATGTATCGGTAGAGTGTTCAAGTAAAAAACTTACTAAGATTTTACAGAACGTATATCATTCGACAGGAATAGGGCTGACCGGTTATGTTAAAGAAAAAAATGAGAATGTGTGTAATTTTGAAGTATCTATTGGCGACGCAATATTGCAACTTAAACAACAAGAAATTGACGGTTTTGTTCAACAATTAGAAAAATTATTGAACGATGCGTGA
- a CDS encoding arsenate reductase family protein — MTIQIFGKKKCFDTKKAERFFKERGVKYQRVDILDKGLSKGELRSVVSSVGSLEALLDEEAKEYAMIKYLVASHREEKLLDTPSVYKTPIVRNGKKATIGYAPETWKAWLASS, encoded by the coding sequence TTGACAATTCAAATATTTGGAAAAAAGAAGTGTTTTGATACTAAAAAAGCGGAGCGTTTTTTTAAAGAGCGCGGGGTGAAATATCAACGGGTCGATATACTGGATAAAGGGCTGAGTAAGGGCGAGCTACGCTCAGTGGTTAGTTCGGTAGGAAGCTTAGAAGCCCTTCTTGATGAAGAGGCGAAAGAGTATGCGATGATAAAATATTTGGTTGCCTCTCATCGTGAGGAAAAACTTTTAGATACACCGTCAGTGTATAAAACACCGATTGTGCGGAATGGAAAAAAAGCAACCATAGGCTATGCTCCTGAGACATGGAAAGCATGGCTGGCATCATCCTAA
- a CDS encoding dihydrodipicolinate synthase family protein, translating into MGNEHKKHMLKYDIEPFKEITVALNTPFMANEEIDVEGTKKLVRYMKNKGVKSLYVCGSTGEGFLLSIEERKQIVEAAIEAAGDDMKIIVHVGTASTKLSAHLAEHAQSVGADAISAVPSVYYRLGEESVFQHWTKIMEASDLPFIIYNIPQLTGFNLSMPLFQRLIENEKVIGIKCSSEPAHDIMRFKQAGGKEFLVFNGPDEQYLAGRVMGADAGIGGTYGAMPELYIALEKLIRKGEIDKAIEAQKIITDFVYRLCSFESLYGAVKAILKLDGCDIGNPRLPFLPVSTENLELIKLYSDIQTAKESLKNM; encoded by the coding sequence TTGGGTAATGAGCATAAAAAACATATGCTAAAATACGATATTGAACCGTTTAAAGAAATTACTGTTGCATTAAATACACCATTTATGGCGAATGAAGAGATTGATGTTGAAGGAACCAAAAAACTTGTAAGGTATATGAAAAATAAAGGCGTTAAGAGCCTGTATGTCTGTGGGAGCACTGGAGAAGGTTTTCTTTTAAGTATAGAAGAACGCAAACAAATTGTTGAAGCGGCTATAGAAGCTGCGGGCGATGATATGAAAATTATTGTCCATGTGGGAACAGCGTCGACAAAGTTATCTGCACACTTGGCAGAACATGCACAGTCCGTTGGTGCCGATGCAATTTCAGCGGTTCCATCAGTGTATTACCGCTTAGGCGAAGAAAGTGTTTTTCAACACTGGACCAAGATTATGGAGGCTTCAGACTTGCCTTTTATTATCTATAACATACCTCAATTGACAGGCTTTAATTTATCAATGCCACTTTTTCAACGTTTAATTGAAAATGAAAAAGTGATTGGCATCAAATGTTCATCAGAACCTGCCCACGACATTATGCGTTTTAAACAGGCTGGCGGAAAAGAGTTTCTAGTATTTAACGGACCAGATGAACAGTATTTGGCCGGTCGTGTTATGGGAGCGGATGCTGGAATAGGAGGAACCTATGGAGCAATGCCAGAACTATACATAGCACTTGAAAAGTTGATTCGAAAGGGTGAAATTGATAAGGCGATTGAAGCGCAAAAAATAATAACGGATTTTGTGTATCGATTATGTAGTTTCGAATCTCTTTATGGTGCAGTAAAGGCTATTTTGAAGCTAGATGGGTGTGATATAGGAAATCCACGTCTACCTTTCTTACCTGTTAGTACAGAAAACCTTGAATTGATAAAATTATATTCGGATATTCAAACAGCAAAAGAAAGTCTAAAAAATATGTAA
- a CDS encoding DMT family transporter, with amino-acid sequence MMHYWLLFALLSGIILGFFDIFKKMATQKLSVINVLSFYSLFSFLLLAYDYKNAFSIDFQWFPIIVLKSVIIYFCWILGFVAFKYLPISLVSPLKTLTPLFTLIFGVLLLGESLSFLQVLGFAIILGAYYFIGKSGTHDLLAFLKNKYLYLMLLSAFLSALSGLIDKVALRHINAGQMQFWFMFLLTIFYTLTFFITSYRKQQRFAPGFHYTILLTSLAIVLSDRLYFMAVAMPQSQISVIMPIRFVSVFVSVILGGYIFKESHLRGKLIGTCNMLIGVILIFLG; translated from the coding sequence ATGATGCATTATTGGTTATTATTCGCTTTATTGTCTGGAATTATTCTAGGTTTTTTTGATATTTTTAAAAAGATGGCCACGCAAAAACTTTCTGTCATTAACGTGCTATCTTTTTATTCTCTGTTCAGTTTTCTACTCTTGGCCTATGACTACAAAAACGCTTTTAGTATAGACTTTCAATGGTTTCCAATCATTGTCTTAAAGTCTGTAATTATTTACTTTTGTTGGATCTTAGGCTTTGTGGCTTTTAAGTACTTACCAATTAGTTTGGTTAGCCCTTTAAAAACCTTGACGCCACTTTTCACCTTAATCTTTGGTGTACTGCTTCTTGGCGAAAGCCTCAGCTTTTTACAAGTTCTTGGGTTTGCTATCATCCTTGGCGCTTATTATTTTATCGGAAAATCAGGTACTCATGACCTTCTTGCCTTTTTGAAGAACAAATACCTGTATCTCATGCTCTTAAGCGCCTTTCTAAGTGCGTTAAGCGGACTTATCGACAAGGTTGCACTGCGTCATATTAACGCCGGTCAAATGCAGTTTTGGTTTATGTTCTTGTTAACGATTTTTTATACACTGACTTTTTTCATAACAAGTTACCGTAAGCAGCAACGTTTTGCCCCAGGATTTCATTACACTATCCTACTCACTAGCTTGGCAATTGTTCTATCCGACCGATTATACTTTATGGCTGTTGCAATGCCCCAAAGTCAAATCTCTGTCATCATGCCTATACGCTTTGTCTCCGTTTTTGTATCTGTCATTCTCGGCGGATATATTTTTAAAGAGTCGCACCTACGTGGCAAACTTATCGGTACGTGCAATATGCTTATCGGTGTCATCTTAATCTTTTTAGGATGA
- a CDS encoding Gfo/Idh/MocA family oxidoreductase gives MKVGIIGLGDIATKAYLPIITSMSHEIVLCSRTQDVTIAIAKQYRIKEYCFDYKELLEHAVDAVFIHAASSSHYSMIKFFLEHNIHVFVDKPISWYLEETMEVYELAKDKGLVLMVGFNRRYSPKVKNLLELEKPSTLIIQKNRHNLPGDIRQFIYDDFIHVVDTLLYLFQNQEKEFDYNGRIIDNQLQSLALILQGEGATAFGSMNRMSGIKEEKIEYISANEKHCIENLDYEWVYTDNKKTLVDYDDWTPTLNKRGFEELIHQFLAWTNTPDASLEALELSLRTHEVCEYLVMEFEESTWMN, from the coding sequence ATGAAAGTAGGAATTATCGGCTTGGGAGATATTGCAACAAAGGCATATTTACCCATTATTACATCGATGTCACATGAAATTGTTTTGTGTAGTCGTACGCAAGACGTTACCATAGCCATAGCAAAACAATATAGAATTAAAGAGTATTGTTTTGACTATAAGGAGCTTTTAGAGCATGCTGTGGATGCAGTGTTTATCCATGCAGCATCGTCGAGTCACTATAGTATGATAAAGTTTTTCCTAGAACATAATATCCATGTGTTTGTCGATAAGCCGATCTCTTGGTATTTAGAAGAAACTATGGAAGTTTATGAATTGGCCAAAGACAAAGGGCTGGTATTAATGGTTGGATTTAATCGAAGGTATAGCCCAAAGGTCAAGAATTTGCTGGAACTAGAAAAGCCTTCTACACTGATTATACAAAAAAATCGTCATAATCTTCCGGGAGATATTCGTCAGTTTATCTATGATGACTTTATTCATGTAGTTGATACGTTGTTATACCTTTTCCAAAATCAAGAAAAGGAATTCGATTATAATGGGCGTATTATAGATAATCAATTACAAAGTTTAGCATTGATTTTGCAAGGAGAAGGTGCCACAGCCTTTGGAAGTATGAACCGGATGTCGGGTATAAAAGAAGAAAAGATTGAATATATTAGTGCTAATGAAAAGCATTGTATTGAGAATCTGGATTATGAGTGGGTCTATACGGACAATAAAAAGACGCTTGTAGACTATGATGATTGGACGCCGACGCTTAATAAAAGAGGATTTGAAGAATTAATACATCAATTTTTAGCATGGACGAATACCCCGGATGCGTCATTAGAAGCCCTTGAATTATCACTTCGTACCCATGAAGTGTGTGAATATTTAGTGATGGAATTTGAGGAGAGTACATGGATGAATTAA
- a CDS encoding 5'-nucleotidase C-terminal domain-containing protein, translating into MKKRLSILITFVLLMTMVLQVGVSAESVYTVKAGDVLWQIAEQYDLEWEQLAEYNQLDNPNLIYVGQQLKIPMTGDVVVDETDKDKDDGNVTPMTDMSLTLLATSDLHGRIYPYEYAIDSEDMDAGIAKIQTLVKAERAASDNVILMDLGDTVQDNSAELFNSDPIHPMIKALNYMNYDTWTIGNHEFNFEKAFLEKNIATFEGDVLSANTYKTDGSYFVKPYTVIEKNGIRVAIVGLLPPHIPTWEASSPEHFEGLTFGGTVEGAKKAVADLAGKYDVLVGAFHLGQDDDHAYEGAAAIANALPEFDVIFMGHAHSKVSEAEVNGVKLVEPGSYGWALSKATVELTKTADGFDVASVTTANIETYEVEADADMLEEFKYVHEASLEDANTVVGEVTSDYIEGVDYITGEANVTTMPTSQVMDTALIDLINDVQMFYTESEISSAATFKNDMNLVAGDFKKKDVANIYKYPNTLVGVHITGANLKAYMEWSAAYYNTYVPGDVTVSFDENIRGYNYDMFSGVTYDIDISQPVGSRITNLLMDGMAIEDEKEYKLAVNNYRFGTLLGLELVTEEDKYYDSYAQMQDAGRIRDLIIKYINEEKGGVATPTVDNNWKIVGNTFEHPLKDAALDLVVSGEVEIATSEDGRTPNVKSINVYDLIKDGYFPDYDALTVLHTNDMHGFFVEGAYDGMGAAKLKTVFDMYRSMNDSTLVLDAGDATQGANLVTLSEGEKAIEVMNALGYDAMTTGNHEFDYGQEPLLNNAEMAKFPIMAANVKYEDGTDFLTPYVIKEVDGMEVAIFGLLTPDTTFLSHPDNSKGLVFEDPIAVAADLVPMLHDEADVVIALVHLGDEGTAAATSIDLANEVEGLDLIIDGHSHSMYPYGSKVNDTLIVSTGEKTKNVGVVEFSLMDGDVISTDAHLFTKAESMNIEADAEVMAIVEAIQEANAIIEQEVVATTPEILVGERGDVRTGETNLGNLIVESLLDISGADVALTNGGGIRASIDAGEITKGEILTVLPYGNTVRVIEVTGADLVAAIENGISDYPEAKGAFPHIAGMTVEFDSSKMAGDRVVSAMIDGVQIVDNATYTLATNDYLVAGGDGYTMFTDKKVVAEFGAMDEVLTDYINANGTEKGALTGRIKDIAGQAMSMLVDVFKIAS; encoded by the coding sequence GTGAAAAAAAGACTAAGTATTTTGATTACATTTGTACTACTGATGACGATGGTATTGCAAGTGGGGGTATCTGCCGAATCTGTGTATACGGTTAAAGCAGGGGATGTGTTGTGGCAAATAGCTGAACAATATGACCTTGAATGGGAACAACTCGCAGAGTATAATCAACTCGATAATCCAAATTTGATTTATGTTGGACAACAATTAAAAATTCCGATGACAGGCGATGTCGTTGTTGATGAGACAGATAAGGACAAGGATGATGGTAACGTCACACCAATGACGGATATGTCACTTACCTTGTTAGCAACGAGTGATTTGCATGGACGTATTTATCCATATGAATATGCCATTGATTCAGAAGATATGGATGCTGGAATTGCAAAAATTCAGACCTTGGTCAAAGCCGAAAGAGCGGCAAGTGACAATGTGATTTTGATGGACCTTGGAGACACGGTGCAAGACAACAGTGCTGAACTTTTTAATTCAGACCCAATCCATCCAATGATCAAAGCGCTCAACTATATGAATTATGATACATGGACTATTGGTAACCATGAGTTCAACTTCGAAAAAGCATTCTTAGAAAAAAATATTGCGACGTTTGAAGGGGATGTCTTATCTGCCAATACCTACAAAACGGACGGAAGTTATTTTGTAAAACCGTATACGGTTATTGAGAAAAATGGCATCCGCGTAGCTATTGTAGGTCTATTACCACCACACATTCCAACGTGGGAAGCTTCATCACCGGAGCACTTTGAAGGGCTTACTTTTGGTGGAACAGTTGAAGGTGCAAAAAAAGCTGTGGCTGATCTTGCTGGAAAATATGATGTTCTTGTAGGTGCATTTCACTTAGGGCAAGACGATGACCATGCTTATGAAGGAGCAGCAGCAATAGCGAATGCACTCCCTGAGTTTGATGTTATTTTTATGGGACATGCACACTCAAAAGTTAGTGAAGCAGAAGTCAATGGAGTTAAGTTGGTTGAACCGGGAAGTTATGGATGGGCATTGTCAAAAGCTACAGTTGAGTTGACGAAAACTGCAGATGGATTTGATGTAGCATCCGTAACTACAGCAAATATTGAAACGTATGAAGTTGAAGCCGATGCAGATATGCTTGAAGAATTCAAATACGTTCATGAGGCTTCCTTAGAAGATGCAAATACGGTTGTTGGAGAAGTTACAAGCGACTATATCGAGGGCGTTGACTATATTACCGGTGAAGCAAATGTTACAACAATGCCTACATCACAAGTTATGGATACTGCGTTGATTGATCTCATTAATGATGTTCAAATGTTCTATACAGAGTCAGAGATTAGTTCAGCGGCAACATTCAAAAATGATATGAATTTAGTAGCAGGAGACTTTAAGAAAAAAGATGTAGCCAATATTTATAAATATCCAAATACACTTGTAGGTGTTCATATTACAGGTGCAAACCTAAAAGCTTATATGGAGTGGTCTGCAGCATATTATAACACATATGTGCCAGGCGATGTGACCGTTAGTTTTGATGAAAATATTCGTGGATATAACTATGATATGTTCTCAGGCGTCACTTACGATATAGATATAAGTCAGCCGGTGGGTAGCCGTATTACGAACCTACTTATGGATGGAATGGCGATAGAAGATGAAAAAGAATATAAGCTGGCAGTCAATAATTATCGCTTTGGAACATTGCTTGGACTTGAGCTTGTGACAGAAGAAGACAAGTACTATGATTCCTATGCCCAAATGCAAGATGCAGGGCGTATACGTGATTTAATCATCAAATACATTAATGAAGAAAAAGGTGGCGTAGCAACCCCAACAGTAGACAATAATTGGAAAATTGTTGGAAATACATTTGAACATCCATTAAAAGATGCAGCATTGGATTTAGTGGTTTCGGGTGAGGTTGAAATTGCGACAAGTGAAGATGGTCGTACACCAAATGTAAAATCTATTAATGTCTATGATTTAATTAAGGATGGGTATTTCCCAGACTATGATGCACTGACTGTTCTTCATACGAATGATATGCATGGATTTTTTGTTGAAGGTGCCTATGATGGTATGGGTGCAGCAAAGTTAAAAACTGTGTTTGACATGTATCGTTCAATGAATGACAGCACGTTGGTATTGGACGCTGGTGATGCAACACAAGGTGCAAATTTGGTTACGTTATCAGAAGGTGAAAAAGCTATTGAAGTTATGAATGCGCTAGGTTATGATGCAATGACTACAGGTAATCATGAGTTTGATTATGGTCAAGAACCGTTATTGAACAATGCAGAGATGGCTAAGTTTCCAATTATGGCAGCCAATGTAAAATATGAAGATGGAACAGATTTTTTAACGCCTTATGTTATTAAAGAAGTTGATGGTATGGAAGTTGCAATTTTTGGATTGTTAACGCCAGATACAACATTCTTAAGTCATCCGGACAACTCAAAAGGGTTGGTTTTTGAAGATCCAATTGCTGTTGCAGCAGATTTAGTGCCGATGCTTCATGATGAAGCAGATGTTGTTATTGCGCTTGTGCATCTTGGAGATGAAGGAACGGCAGCAGCAACAAGTATTGATTTAGCAAATGAAGTTGAAGGTCTTGACTTGATTATTGATGGACATAGCCATTCAATGTATCCATATGGAAGTAAAGTTAATGACACACTTATTGTAAGCACAGGTGAAAAAACAAAAAATGTCGGTGTTGTTGAATTTTCATTAATGGATGGTGACGTTATCTCAACAGATGCGCATCTATTTACCAAAGCAGAGTCGATGAATATAGAAGCTGATGCCGAAGTCATGGCTATTGTAGAAGCGATTCAGGAAGCTAATGCAATTATTGAGCAAGAGGTCGTAGCAACCACTCCAGAAATTCTTGTTGGAGAACGTGGTGATGTGCGTACAGGCGAAACAAACTTAGGAAACTTAATTGTGGAATCACTTCTTGATATTAGTGGGGCTGATGTAGCCTTAACAAATGGAGGAGGAATCAGAGCATCTATTGATGCAGGAGAGATTACAAAAGGAGAAATCCTTACCGTACTACCTTATGGCAATACTGTAAGAGTTATCGAAGTGACAGGTGCAGACCTTGTTGCTGCAATTGAAAATGGTATATCCGATTATCCAGAAGCCAAAGGAGCATTCCCGCACATCGCAGGGATGACAGTTGAGTTTGATTCATCAAAGATGGCTGGAGATCGTGTCGTTAGTGCGATGATTGATGGTGTGCAAATTGTTGATAATGCAACATATACCCTTGCAACGAATGACTATCTGGTTGCTGGTGGCGATGGATATACAATGTTTACTGACAAAAAAGTTGTTGCAGAATTTGGTGCAATGGATGAAGTCTTGACAGACTATATCAATGCCAATGGTACTGAAAAAGGTGCTTTAACAGGTCGTATCAAAGATATTGCAGGTCAAGCAATGTCGATGCTTGTTGATGTATTCAAAATCGCATCCTAA
- a CDS encoding ROK family protein: MKKYIGMDIGGTSIKYGIFDEKGQILYCNVEKANIDDYKVPLLDQVKKVAKLIDVYAKENHHYIEGVGVSATGQVDKATGTIIGTCGNIPGWIGANLKKTLEAIFDKSVTVENDANCAAIAEHWIGRGRGYDNLIVYTIGTGIGAGIILNGQIYSGHLGIAGEIGHMIIDMHGKSCTCGNRGCFEQYGSTTALLKQANHMQMISKEVGSGLEFFERVNYHEEPLEKLLKQFVDFHATGITNLVHVLNPEAILIGGGVSSQDRALIEPIRKQTMQKLMPAFAKKLVIQSVQLDNNAGMIGAVKNYINIS; the protein is encoded by the coding sequence ATGAAAAAATATATTGGTATGGATATTGGTGGGACATCCATAAAATATGGAATTTTTGATGAAAAGGGCCAAATACTCTATTGTAATGTAGAAAAAGCAAATATTGATGACTATAAAGTCCCTTTGCTTGACCAGGTGAAAAAAGTTGCGAAATTGATTGATGTATATGCAAAGGAAAACCACCATTATATTGAAGGTGTTGGAGTTTCGGCAACAGGGCAAGTCGATAAAGCGACGGGTACAATCATTGGTACCTGTGGCAATATTCCCGGTTGGATTGGGGCGAATTTAAAAAAGACTCTTGAAGCGATATTTGATAAAAGTGTTACTGTTGAAAATGATGCAAACTGTGCGGCTATTGCAGAGCACTGGATTGGTCGTGGGAGAGGATATGACAACCTGATTGTCTATACAATCGGAACGGGTATTGGGGCAGGTATTATTCTTAACGGTCAAATATACTCTGGACATTTGGGGATTGCGGGAGAAATTGGTCATATGATTATCGATATGCATGGAAAAAGCTGTACATGCGGCAACCGGGGATGTTTTGAGCAGTATGGATCGACGACAGCATTGCTCAAACAGGCGAATCATATGCAAATGATTAGCAAGGAGGTCGGTAGCGGTCTTGAGTTTTTTGAACGCGTAAATTATCATGAAGAGCCTTTAGAAAAACTCTTGAAACAGTTTGTTGATTTTCATGCCACGGGTATTACTAATTTGGTGCACGTTCTAAATCCAGAAGCAATACTTATCGGTGGAGGTGTCTCTTCCCAAGACCGTGCCTTAATAGAACCGATACGAAAACAAACAATGCAGAAGCTAATGCCTGCATTTGCAAAAAAGTTAGTGATTCAATCGGTCCAATTGGATAATAATGCAGGTATGATTGGAGCCGTAAAAAATTATATAAATATATCATAG
- the truA gene encoding tRNA pseudouridine(38-40) synthase TruA, translated as MMINYKMTIGYDGRRYKGYRKTKANADKTIQGKLEAILKKKYEEDIEVISAVNTDAGVNATCQVVNFKVPEQKADPSSIRQYFEEYLPDDIITYDVEVVDDRFHSRYNVKELTYEYRIWKKDAPTRPLYERQRVNLVEGVLDVEAMRHGAKLFLGEHEFMAFSTKAKVKSSVKTVTALDIYETEEEIIIAISADGFLLNMERIIVGTLIQIGLGERHEETIKRAFKSMNNKDAGHKAMASALTLVDVEFE; from the coding sequence ATGATGATCAATTATAAGATGACCATCGGATATGATGGAAGACGCTACAAAGGATATCGAAAAACAAAGGCAAATGCAGACAAAACAATACAGGGAAAGTTAGAGGCAATATTAAAAAAGAAATACGAAGAAGATATTGAGGTCATCAGTGCAGTAAATACAGATGCAGGGGTCAATGCGACATGTCAAGTGGTTAACTTTAAAGTACCAGAACAAAAAGCAGATCCTTCTTCTATTCGACAATATTTTGAAGAATATCTACCGGATGATATTATTACTTATGATGTTGAAGTAGTTGATGATCGGTTTCATAGTCGCTATAACGTTAAAGAACTTACTTATGAATATCGCATATGGAAGAAGGACGCTCCAACACGCCCGCTTTATGAACGCCAGCGAGTTAATCTGGTAGAAGGTGTTCTTGATGTTGAGGCTATGCGCCATGGGGCAAAACTTTTTTTGGGCGAACATGAGTTTATGGCTTTTTCAACCAAGGCAAAGGTGAAGAGTTCTGTGAAAACAGTGACAGCCCTAGATATATATGAGACTGAAGAAGAAATCATCATTGCCATAAGCGCAGATGGATTTTTACTAAATATGGAAAGAATTATAGTTGGAACGTTGATTCAGATAGGACTGGGAGAACGCCACGAAGAAACAATAAAGCGTGCATTTAAATCAATGAATAATAAGGATGCTGGACATAAGGCAATGGCAAGTGCATTAACCCTTGTCGATGTAGAATTCGAATAA